Proteins encoded together in one Catellatospora citrea window:
- a CDS encoding ABC transporter permease — translation MLRIILAQLRRRAARSVALLTGVLVATTGFTVLTGTVDTSRLQVTQQVGENYRGAYDILVRPKGSRLEPENAAGLIRPSFLSDHFGGISLDQVATIRGVRGVEVAAPIAMIGISFAPTVVDMDLSTIVPRDDRSVYRITRTRITDGGTTRITTPPRYHYFTPNGIAISNDPARQQDPVVEIVAGREVTVCGGTAGDFDALGELSGATVELACASQTREHGRAVDRPGTMSTAWDLPFLLAAIDPAAEAALVGLDRAVDSGEYLTGPTTTMPVDEDGADPVVGVPVLYSSQPSVDAADQLVVERLPDAVAEAVPNATFADLAPRLTAAPGTVVWTGTVSAAQAHQELAMSLRNIYMGKVGAYFTPQPVQYTRDAAGRLTPVAVPDLQTQEWGVTDYPQLPPEVLDTAFRGLTRQRRMDPQSVGKPIVQLRPVGTFDPRALQDFSTLAGVPLTTYQPARLGCGDSASCAALGGRDLLPNLAPGGYAQQPPLMLTTIDALPDFYNVQYRQPGAGRTPISAVRVRVAGVTGFDDLSREIVRRTAEEIATSTGLDVDIMLGSSPTPQEIALPAGRFGRPALVLEEGWSRKGVAAEIVKAVDRKSLVLFGLILVVCVLFLANATAAGVRSRQRELAILACTGWSRGRLAGLIAGEVALTGLAGGVLAGLLAVPLADVLGITLSPWHAASAVPVALTVALLAALPPAWRASRARPGTVLHSPARPHRGRPARRRTVFALARANLFRVPGRAMVGVVALALGVAGITLVAAVSWAFHGSITGSLLGDAVSVRARGVDQVAVAAVLLLGLAAVADVLFVNVRDRAAELAALRAMGWSAAAMARLVAYEGLGIGLVGAVLGAAAGLAGTAWFAGSMPPALVGTALVAAGAGVLATGLAAVAPALAQQRIPVPRLLAEE, via the coding sequence ATGTTGCGGATCATCCTGGCGCAGCTGCGCCGCCGCGCGGCCCGCTCGGTCGCGCTGCTCACGGGGGTGCTCGTGGCGACCACCGGGTTCACCGTCCTCACCGGAACCGTCGACACGTCCCGGCTGCAGGTCACGCAGCAGGTCGGCGAGAACTACCGCGGCGCGTACGACATCCTGGTCCGCCCGAAAGGCTCCCGGTTGGAGCCGGAGAACGCGGCCGGGCTGATCCGCCCGAGTTTCCTGTCCGACCACTTCGGCGGGATCTCGCTGGACCAGGTGGCGACGATCCGCGGAGTGCGCGGCGTCGAGGTGGCCGCGCCGATCGCGATGATCGGCATCAGCTTCGCCCCGACCGTGGTGGACATGGACCTGTCGACGATCGTGCCGCGCGACGACCGCAGCGTCTACCGCATCACCCGCACCCGGATCACCGACGGCGGGACGACCCGGATCACCACCCCACCGCGCTACCACTACTTCACCCCGAACGGCATCGCGATCTCGAACGATCCTGCTCGGCAGCAGGACCCGGTGGTGGAGATCGTCGCCGGGCGGGAGGTCACGGTCTGCGGGGGCACTGCCGGCGACTTCGACGCACTGGGCGAGCTGAGCGGTGCCACGGTCGAGCTCGCCTGCGCCTCGCAGACCCGGGAGCACGGCCGCGCCGTGGACCGGCCCGGCACCATGTCGACCGCATGGGACCTGCCGTTCCTGCTGGCCGCGATCGACCCGGCCGCCGAGGCCGCGCTGGTGGGACTGGACCGGGCCGTGGACAGCGGCGAGTACCTCACCGGTCCGACGACCACGATGCCGGTCGACGAGGACGGGGCGGACCCGGTCGTCGGCGTGCCGGTCCTCTACAGCTCGCAGCCGTCGGTGGACGCCGCCGACCAGCTCGTCGTGGAGCGGCTGCCCGACGCCGTCGCCGAGGCGGTGCCGAACGCGACCTTCGCCGACCTCGCCCCGCGACTGACGGCGGCGCCAGGCACGGTGGTGTGGACGGGCACGGTCTCGGCGGCGCAGGCCCACCAGGAACTGGCGATGTCGTTGCGCAACATCTACATGGGCAAGGTCGGCGCATACTTCACCCCGCAGCCCGTGCAGTACACGCGAGACGCGGCGGGCCGGCTGACCCCCGTCGCGGTGCCCGATCTGCAGACGCAGGAGTGGGGCGTCACCGACTACCCGCAGTTGCCGCCCGAGGTGCTCGACACGGCGTTCCGCGGGCTCACCAGGCAGCGCAGGATGGACCCGCAGTCGGTCGGCAAGCCGATCGTCCAGCTGCGGCCGGTCGGCACCTTCGATCCGCGCGCGCTTCAGGACTTCTCGACGCTGGCGGGTGTGCCGCTGACCACGTACCAGCCGGCCAGGCTGGGCTGCGGCGACAGCGCGTCGTGCGCGGCGCTCGGCGGGCGCGACCTGCTGCCCAACCTCGCCCCCGGCGGCTACGCGCAGCAGCCGCCGCTGATGCTGACCACGATCGACGCGCTGCCGGACTTCTACAACGTCCAGTACCGGCAACCCGGCGCGGGTCGCACCCCGATCTCGGCGGTGCGGGTGCGGGTCGCCGGGGTCACCGGCTTCGACGACCTGTCCCGGGAGATCGTCCGGCGCACGGCCGAGGAGATCGCCACCAGCACCGGGCTCGACGTCGACATCATGCTCGGCTCGTCGCCGACGCCGCAGGAGATCGCGCTGCCCGCAGGCCGGTTCGGCCGTCCCGCGCTGGTGCTGGAGGAGGGCTGGTCCCGCAAGGGCGTGGCGGCGGAGATCGTCAAAGCCGTCGACCGCAAGAGCCTCGTCCTGTTCGGGCTCATCCTCGTCGTGTGCGTGCTGTTCCTGGCCAACGCCACGGCCGCCGGGGTCCGCAGCCGGCAGCGGGAACTGGCGATCCTGGCGTGCACCGGTTGGTCCCGCGGTCGGCTGGCGGGCCTGATCGCCGGCGAGGTCGCGCTGACCGGACTGGCCGGCGGTGTGCTCGCGGGACTGCTGGCCGTGCCGCTGGCCGACGTGCTGGGCATCACGCTGTCCCCGTGGCACGCCGCCTCGGCGGTGCCGGTCGCGCTCACCGTCGCGCTGCTCGCCGCGCTGCCGCCCGCCTGGCGCGCCTCGCGGGCCAGGCCCGGCACGGTGCTGCACTCCCCCGCCCGGCCCCACCGCGGGCGGCCCGCGCGCCGCCGCACCGTGTTCGCGCTCGCGCGGGCGAACCTGTTCCGGGTGCCCGGCCGCGCAATGGTCGGGGTCGTCGCGCTGGCGCTCGGCGTCGCCGGGATCACCCTGGTCGCGGCGGTCAGCTGGGCCTTCCACGGCTCGATCACGGGCAGCCTGCTCGGCGACGCGGTGTCGGTGCGGGCCCGTGGCGTCGATCAGGTCGCCGTGGCCGCGGTGCTGCTGCTGGGCCTGGCCGCGGTGGCCGACGTGCTGTTCGTCAACGTGCGCGACCGCGCCGCCGAGCTCGCCGCGCTGCGCGCCATGGGCTGGTCCGCGGCGGCGATGGCCCGCCTCGTGGCGTACGAGGGGCTCGGGATCGGACTCGTCGGGGCCGTGCTCGGCGCGGCGGCCGGTCTGGCGGGCACGGCCTGGTTCGCCGGATCCATGCCCCCCGCCCTCGTCGGCACGGCGCTGGTCGCCGCCGGGGCGGGCGTGTTGGCGACCGGCCTGGCCGCCGTCGCGCCCGCGCTGGCGCAGCAACGGATCCCGGTGCCCCGCCTGCTCGCCGAGGAGTGA
- a CDS encoding DinB family protein: MSESAKTVTGERADLLETLGKHRYFLRYTAQGLSDEQAAATPTASALSVGGLIKHVTATEQQWMRFAVDGASGMGAGDGGEVDWADGFRMTAGETVESLLKSYEEVARHTDELLTTLDLDSAHPLPEAPWFEPGARWSVRRVALHLIAETSQHAGHADIIRETIDGQRTMG, from the coding sequence ATGTCCGAATCCGCCAAGACCGTCACCGGGGAGCGCGCCGACCTGCTGGAGACGCTAGGCAAGCACCGCTACTTCCTGCGCTACACCGCGCAGGGCCTCAGCGACGAGCAGGCCGCCGCCACGCCGACCGCCAGCGCCCTCAGCGTCGGCGGCCTGATCAAGCACGTCACGGCGACGGAGCAGCAGTGGATGCGCTTCGCGGTCGACGGCGCGTCCGGCATGGGCGCGGGCGACGGCGGCGAGGTCGACTGGGCCGACGGGTTCAGGATGACCGCCGGTGAGACGGTCGAGAGCCTGCTCAAGTCATACGAAGAGGTGGCCCGCCACACCGACGAGCTGCTCACCACCCTCGACCTGGACTCGGCGCACCCGCTGCCGGAGGCGCCCTGGTTCGAGCCGGGAGCGCGCTGGTCGGTGCGCCGCGTGGCGCTGCACCTGATCGCCGAGACGTCCCAGCATGCCGGGCACGCCGACATCATCCGCGAGACGATCGACGGCCAGCGCACCATGGGGTGA
- a CDS encoding isochorismatase family cysteine hydrolase, translating into MATYDAATTGLIITDPYNDFISEGGKRWPQLKEVAEAVGLIEHMRQLMSAARGAGIQIFYSRHRRWRPGDYEQWRNATPYLLRAAGIQLFAKGTWGGQWHPDFEPQPGDVVLHEHWAQSGFANTDLDVQLKQHGVSKLILIGLIANTCVESTARFGMEAGYHVTLVRDATAAFSFEAMHAAHEINGPTVANEITDTASLVSALAG; encoded by the coding sequence ATGGCCACTTATGACGCGGCGACGACCGGCCTGATCATCACGGATCCGTACAACGACTTCATCAGCGAGGGCGGCAAACGGTGGCCGCAGCTCAAGGAGGTCGCCGAGGCGGTGGGCCTGATCGAGCACATGCGGCAGCTGATGTCGGCCGCGCGGGGCGCCGGAATCCAGATCTTCTACTCGCGGCACCGCCGCTGGCGGCCAGGTGACTACGAGCAGTGGCGCAACGCCACGCCGTACCTGCTGCGCGCGGCGGGCATCCAGCTGTTCGCGAAGGGCACCTGGGGCGGGCAGTGGCACCCCGACTTCGAGCCGCAGCCGGGTGACGTCGTCCTGCACGAGCACTGGGCGCAGAGCGGGTTCGCCAACACCGATCTGGACGTGCAGCTCAAGCAGCACGGCGTCAGCAAGCTCATCCTGATCGGCCTGATCGCCAACACGTGCGTGGAGTCGACGGCGCGGTTCGGTATGGAGGCCGGCTACCACGTCACGCTGGTCCGGGACGCGACGGCGGCGTTCAGCTTCGAGGCGATGCACGCCGCCCACGAGATCAACGGGCCTACCGTCGCCAACGAGATCACCGACACCGCGAGCCTGGTCAGCGCCCTGGCCGGTTAA
- a CDS encoding NUDIX hydrolase, which produces MPHIRNLALAVPRRGDDLLVFRGHDPTRGQTFYRPLGGGIEFGETAEQALHREMREELAVELTGVRLLGVLENLFRGFDRDGHEIVFVFACDLADPSLYERDHVGEILDDAGTPVLWRPLSGFDGTTPLYPVGLADLLAT; this is translated from the coding sequence ATGCCCCACATCAGAAACCTCGCCCTCGCCGTGCCCCGACGCGGCGACGACCTGCTCGTGTTCCGAGGCCACGACCCGACCCGCGGGCAGACCTTCTACCGGCCGCTGGGCGGTGGCATCGAGTTCGGCGAGACCGCCGAACAGGCGCTGCACCGGGAGATGCGGGAGGAGCTGGCCGTCGAGCTGACCGGCGTACGGCTGCTCGGCGTGCTGGAGAACCTGTTCCGGGGGTTCGACCGGGACGGCCACGAGATCGTGTTCGTGTTCGCCTGCGACCTGGCCGACCCGTCGCTGTACGAACGCGACCACGTCGGCGAGATCCTCGACGACGCCGGCACGCCGGTGCTGTGGCGGCCGCTGAGCGGCTTCGACGGCACGACCCCGCTCTACCCGGTGGGCCTGGCAGACCTCCTCGCGACATGA